The Drosophila innubila isolate TH190305 chromosome 2L unlocalized genomic scaffold, UK_Dinn_1.0 4_B_2L, whole genome shotgun sequence genome segment catatccaaattataagaacaattgtAAAGCTAGTGActccaaatttggtatgtagattcctcaatattacaggcagatccagtttgtttcttttttatcatatagctgtcataggaccgatcgggcgaaagtcaagtcttagtatgaaaagctttttagttttatgagatttcgtttccaaatttatagaatatacataaaacttggctttatatagCCTGCCCtgagttggttcaaatcggaccactatatcatatagctgtcataggaccgatcggacgaaaattaagtcttagtaagaaaaacttttttccattattagtttttactatagtaagtacggggtctccgacagtcgagtatgctcgactgtagcaccggccgactagtttttaataAGTCTTTGTAATTCTACCTTCTGAATGTTCATCCGATACCACGAGATCCGATATTAACCAGTTTTTGGGTTTGGGGGCTTCAGTCCTAGGAGCACTTTCACTATTCGCGACGGTAATAATAGGTTTCGGCTCAAGCGAACGGATCTTGACCAAGGACAGAGGCTTGGAAACAACCGCATCATCCTCATAGCTGCTGTCTTCGGCGACAGATACATCGGTAATATCAATATCCAAGGATTCCTCATCATTATGTGTAATTTCGACGGAACTACTGCGACCTAATCCATTTGAATTAACTAATATTGAATTAGTCGCCTCGGTTAGTTTTTGTATGCGAGCACTTGTCATTGAGTTGAATAAATTGTTAACGCGATTGTTagttaaattgaattcaaaagaTTTGTTTACAAACTGTGCTAATTGCTCCATCTTTATGAAAGAAGATGATACACACACGTTCCCATAAGTTCATCTAAATGGTAgtgatattataattatatggtTTATTCACAGCACTTTTACTCCGATCCATAGTTGCTCTTTTGAAATTAAACGCTCGACTACTTCGCAATGAAGGCCAATAGCATTCCAGGTCCTTTTTGGCAACAAAACTCCGTCTcgactttctctctctctcactctctctttagCTGCTGCGCATGCCAATCGACAATCCTACAAATTCCACACAAAAGATACATCACAGCGAGAGTAAAGATACATTCTtaaatcaacagcagcaaattgTAAGTACTCCTTTATAAAAAGtaagaatatattaaaaattactcTGTTTAAGTTTACTATATCTATTCAatcaaaataatcaatatagttaaagatatttaattatCCAGATGATGTaactttatgtttattttgatttgtaattcaattataactattatttcATCTATTATTCTCAATCGCTGCTCGTAATGCCTTCGGTCCTTGGAACTCAAGCGCTCTCAACAGGCACGGAACAACCCCCATAGTAGAGTCCGTAGCATAAGGTGGAGGTGTCCGTATCGCCCTGCCTACGAcgatttcaatttattctCATTGGTCTTTACATgccgtgttgttgttgcaaagtGGTTGTAGATTGTTGGCTCAACCCTACTTTACTGTTATTGGTTATAGCCAGGTTTATGCTGTATACACACATTAAGCGTGTATAAAACACCTAATAATTTTCTGTTGAATCGCCTGTGTGGGTGGAGTTTCATCTAACCTGCTTCCCATTGCTCTTGTTGCTCTGGCTTTATTCTTGGTTAAATGACtaaaaactgacttaaattaccgaaaatatttattatcttcCTGCCTGAGTATTTCTACATATTTGAGCTTAAAGTGCACAGACTGTATTCTGAATGAGTTCCCTAATACCAGTCGATTATAGAGCTGTTAAACAATATGTTAATTGGcttaaataaatggaaatcTACACACTCTATGGTCTATAAAAGTTGGAGTAAGTACTGCGTCTAATTAGAGCTATAATGAAATTGAATAGAGTGAATAGAGTGAACAGATCTTCCGTACAATTTAAAACTGATGAAAGTATAAAAGGTCAAgatgctaaaaataattattctgAGTAGGCTATTGAAATAGCGAAtcaatacaacaaatacaactcTTCTATAAAAAACTAtctccaataaaaaaaaaaacacagttaTTACAAGCTTTACAGTAAATTGGCGTTTCTTTCTGTTTAATTGTGTACTTTTTGACAAAACAGTCTTATAACTaacacacattcatacatataattattatttattaaaatcatccTATAATTATGACTTTGGAGATTCAGAGCTTAAAAAAAGCTTTCTAAATAAACTTTCTTAATCTTTACAGATTCTGGACGTCATTTCGTGAAGTGGTTCCAATTCCTTGCCAGATATCAGTTCAAACTCTTGCACGAAATAATAGAAATGCTTATAGCAAGCATTTACATGCGCTTCCTgtaattaaatctaaaattattttccatttacataatttttttttttttaatacttacaGCGCCAATAGTGACAATTCGGTCAAAATGATGGATATAGACGTGCACGAAGACGCGAAACAAACGTGTGAGAATTTTTCGACTGAGCGAGATAAACGTTTTTGGGAAAGGAACATCTAAGGCAAAGAAAAGGAAATAACCATATATAGTTAATATAGATAGAATTAgcattatataaaaaatagatagCTATCCCAACGTACAAATGGTACAAATGCTAAACTCTAATATTATGTTTATCTCTCCAGTCCATTAACAGTTATATATCTCAGATAAGTTGTGGTCACAATATGATTAAAGGTTTCTAATAGAAACTACACATCTATTGCTAAACTCTGCTTTAACTGGtattacatttatatgtattaatCGGCTTATTATTTTGTCCTACCAGTGGAAACGGGAAATACAGCTTCATTATTGATTTGCGTCTCAATCCAGTCCATTAAGAGCTCTATATATTTCTGTGCAGGCAGTGCAGTGGGTTTCTTATACCTGAAATGGAATAGTTTCGATTAAAATCTATTCAAGACGACTAAAGACAATCACTTACGTATCTCCATCTGCCCATAAGTACTCATATCGAGAGCCTCCAGACATTGTTGGGCACGTCGTCTCATTGCAGTACTCAGATACAGTGCCGTAAATAAGATTGATGCGGTTGAAAAAGTCAACAACTGTAAGTGGattcaacaataaattatataaaaatattcattcatACATGCTCACATACATGTaggtatatttattatgtttgcaAATTAGTACTCACCATGCACCGCCAACCAATCGTTCATATTCTCGCCTTCCGGTAATCGGACGACTTGACGCAAATTGATGCCAGATTGCAAACTAGCCTGGGCCTGCTTATGTAGTGAATATCGTATTGTCCCAGCAGTGAATTTCTTATTTGGCCTAAATGTCTGCAAAAGCaataatttaagtataaataatGCATCAAACTTTGACATTCAGCGATAAGAACTAATGCATGTTTGTATTTACAAACAAACACTTGCTTGCTAAGACActgatacatttttatatacatacacacaccttTCCCTTCTGAAAGAAATCTAGAAACCCATTAAGGGCCATTttcgtatattttatttatttaaacaagcACTTTTATTCTTAAGAAATATTGAAATCCTTAGCATATCGATATggcacagctgatttacaAATGTAATTTAAGGGCTGCCCACTTGCTTTAATAGGCATGTCGCAACAGAAAACGGGCTGGCAGGCCTGGGTCACGGATGCAAGCCCATATTGTGATCAATTGCCAAAATGGGCTTAAATCtgaaactttaataattttaaagctaaaattttaaaaattatgcattCATAAAAAAGTTCGATTTtgttttatctaatttcgaattaaaaattttcattaaattgtttattttttgccaaattattGCTTAAACACTAAACgatatttaaattgcgcgccaATTTAGATTGTGACCACAGTGACTGATAGTGTGACCGCCAGTGGCAGTCGGAATagaaaataccaaaacaaaatactggcaataacataatatatatcGATAGGCGCTTATCGGTAATTAATGCAAACATCGATGTCGCCATGTTGTTTAATAAGTTGTGCATCtctgttttgtttgtgtattaaagaaaaataagatttatttttacaaaataaaatgttttacgaACACATAATATTGGCCAAAAAGGGGCCATTAGCCAGAATTTGGTTAGCCGCACATTGGgacaagaaaataacaaaagcgcacgtatttgaaacaaatatagaaaaatcaGTGGAGGGCATTTTACAGCCCAAAGTGAAATTGGCGCTTCGAACATCGGGACATTTATTGCTCGGTGTAGTGCGAATATATTCGAGAAAAGCAAAGTATCTGTTAGCCGATTGCAATGAGGCGTttgttaaaatcaaaatggcattccggcCGGGAATGGTGGATCTACCAGAAGGCCATAGGGAAGCCAACGTTAATGCGATTACATTGCCAGAAGTGTTTCACGATTTCGACACAGCGCTGCCTGAGCTGAACGATATTGATATTGAGGCGCAGTTCTCGGTGAATCAATCCCGAGCCGATGAGATAACAATGCGCGAGGATTATGGCAGCTTATCGCTGTCGCTGCAGGATGATGGCTTTGGGGATATTGGATTTGAGGCGGACACGCCTGAAATGATTCGTGGCCCATTGTCGGCCAATATGAATGATCAGCTGTTTGATGACGACGTTCTGGCAAATGTGGAGTCAAGCGATCCAAATATCCGCTTAACACAGTCCGAAATGACCAGTGATCGTCTGGATGGCGACGGTTTTGGCGATTCCTTTGGACAGCCGGCACTATTCGAGGATGATTTGTTTGGCGAGCCGCCGCAAGCAACAGCCGTAAGCATCAATAAAGAGGTGGACGAAGTTAACAATCCCCCTGACTATTCAGATGATGATGGCATCGACAACTTCAATAACGCCCCATCGCCGGCGTCCTCCTGTGCCAACTCCGTGGCAGATGAGAAGGAGGATAATTTTCAGCCAAAGGAGCACAATTTCAATGAGGACGTCAACGCATGTGACGCTGATCCAGCATTGAACGACCTAACTTTGGTACAGAACGACGACGAGGGATTCGCACTGGCGCCCATTGATGCAACCACTTACAGAGGTGCCACCAAAGCCAAGCGTAAGCGGAAACTCATAATTGATGAGATCAAGAATATATCGGGAGAGGAGATGAAGGCGCAACTGGCGGATACTTCGGATATACTCACTACCCTGGATCTAGCGCCGCCAACAAAGAGATTAATGTACTGGAAGGAGACGGGCGGTGTGGAAAAGCTTTTCGCTCTACCATCCCGCACGATTCCCGCCCGAGTCCTTCTCAATAACTATAACCGGCAACTGCTGTCACACTCGACGCCTCTGGAGGACTTCTCGAATATCGCccccattgatgtgctggcaTTGGAACTGTATACCCAGGAAGGCGAGAGCTCGCTGATAATAGTGAATAAAAAGGGACGCAAGCGTAAGAATGATGCAACGGCCAATCCAGTTGTTGAACCAGCTGCCGATAATACGCTTACCCAGAGCCTGGCAGCTCCCGAGATGATCCGTGAACAGGACAAGTCCTTGGGACTCTCGCTTGTTTCCCTCGACAGCGTGGCAAAGGAGCAGGACAGCATTGTGCCACAGCCGGATGCAGCCATATTCGATAAAATGCAAAGTCCATTGTTATCATTCAATGACATGGATAACTTTTCAAATCTGAACGAGGTGCCGCTGACGCCACGAGATGGTCATCTTGATATGGGCGATGATTTCCACCACGGCGATCTAACACCAGCGGGCTTGGATCACGGACAAATGACACCTCATCATGCCGGAATTGGAGACATCGATTGTATACCAAATCTGCCGCCCGATCAAGTCAGCTCCATACTCAATGAAACCGAGGATCCAACAATCACCGACGCCAACAACTTTAATAAGACATGCGAAATCTCAACGGATTGGAACGATTATGATTTCCCGCCATCGGTGGGTCTACAAAATGTTCCCGCAGACgaacaaatggaaaatgagaCGGACGAACAGTTTGAGGAGCGAGTGCTGAACAAGAGAGCGGCACAATTGTTCCTCGATGTTAGAGTGCATTTCAATAACAACGATCATTTGACACTATCCCAGTTAACAGTACGAAACTCAAGGAAACAGGCCGCACAAAAGTTCTATTCCCTTCTTGTCCTGAAAAAGTTCAAGGCCTTAAATATAACACAACCCGCGCCCTATGCCGACATTACAGTAACTCGTGGTCCTCTCTTTGATAATCCCAAATTGTAAACGCTGCAGCTGCGTGATTTATTACcacaattatattatataattttttttacaattaaacACTATGTGTGCGCGTACCAatagtataatatataaattttttaaattaagtcatTGAGAgaatgttttgattttttcaatgcgattatgtttaatttaaaaaaagtattgctgtatttatttaataatatgttaaatgacaaagcaaataatttaacaaaaaaaaaatcatgttcagtaaattagaatttatatgtaaaacaTTGTCTGCTAATATTAATTGgctaattattgtttttgtaacCAAATATAAGACAAAACACACCCAGTTTCTTAGATGGACGAGGATTTGGGCTACTTAAGGATGAACTCCACAGACTGTGAGTATTGACAATTACAATGGTACTGATTGAAACAAAGGCTAACAagaatttctatatttttcagATGGGCTGGATCTACATTTGGGAACTTCAACTTCAGTAACCATTAAAAGCAACACAGCACGTAACTGTACCGCCTTGTGAACAGCATTTGACAAAGAGTTTTTGTAGCAATACATTTTGTTCCATTAGCAGTAGGTCCACacatacaacaaattaaaatagtttttaaattttattatacaaaaagcATCATCACAACATCTCAAAAAAACACATAACAGCTGTAATTTGGATTATAgaaattatgtatgtacaataaacgataaaatatttgaaatgcagCCTTTATTCATTCCACATTGTCATAGATATCTTCCATGCCCTGCACATCTCGTAGCTTTTGCAGAAATACATTATATATCTTTTGTTCCTCTGCACTAAGTTGTATGAGGTTCTGAAATAAGAATTGGATAttactaaatattaaagtcTGTTCAATACACAATCTTACATTTGGTGTAAACATGTGTTCGCTATTTTCTATGGAGTATCCGTTCTGGGATAACGTCTTCGTCAGGCCACTCAGATGAGCTGGAGTGCAGATAAactggaaattgaaaatggaaaaatgtaaaaaaaattgaaatactaCAAATATTACTTACATTTACCGCTCCACTTTCGGCATCAACAACTTCCACTTCTTCGGCTCCAAACTGTATGGCATCCTCGGTGGCCTTCTCTTCCAAATTGTCTTTATTCGAAGTTTCGCAACGGGTTTCAATTAGGCCAAAATCTTCAAACATATGGCCAACATCCACGAGCACACCGCTGCAAGAGTTATTTACCTTGAGTTGCGTTTAAAGGTTGTTAATACGATTCTGGCTCTGTTATAGCTCAACTTACCCAGACTTCTTGATCATTGCCGTTGCATCCATTTTAACTCCGGCCAGATTATCCGTATATATGCTGCAAATCATAtagacattccgtttgaatcGGATGTCCAGTCGATGTTTCTTTAATTGCGCCTTGTTGCcctgacatttttttatcgtATTTTGTATTGTTCCAATTGGCATGTTTTTCTTCAATGCATTATCTATCTCTGATCGGAGTAACGAATTCACAGCCGGGTCCGCCGATTTGCCCTCCTGCACGGCCAAACGAATTTGCCTAGCTATTTTTGTGAATAGTGCGGCCCGCAGTCCATCTTTTTGGGCCTTTATATGCTTTATGTTTGCCCATTTGGAATGGCCGGCCATGCCACGCACCGTACACtcattattaacattaaactTAACGTTTTTAAGTGCAATTCGGCTAAGGTGTCGTAACATTTCGAGCATGAAAACTGTAttagccagtgttgccagctttAGAGGAAAAATAGCAGATTCTCGCTGGAAAGCATTATTGCGAGCaatatagctatatatatttacaatagcTAGATTGTCGGTGTAAATGGCCAGAGCTAACTAAAAAATACATGGGGATTGAAACGAGTTGTCACACgtttggtttaaaaaaaaacaatcctTTTAATTTTGCCATTATCACCTTTACTTAATCTGGTTCtgtacattattattttattaaacaattgttaAACAGATAAATTTGCACGCTCGCCACTTTTAAAAACCGCATGCAACGAGTTAATCGTTACTGTTATCGTTACTTTACAAATCGAAATGCTAGGGTTGTCAGCGCTTgcgatatatttatatcttttaataCATGGCGCGCAAttctaattgaatttaagaagttatttattttatgcaacaCAGAAAGAATGATTTTCTTTAAGCTGATAAGATTTTAGGAGAATGAACTCTGTTGTGCCTTAACAGACTTCCACGAATGTAAAAGTCCTTTGGACAGTGTGCACATTTGTAGGGACGATGGCCAGAATGCAGTAAGATGTGATTTTGTAGCGTTTCCTTGCGGGAAAAAGCCTTCGGACACTGTGGGCACTTGTGTGGCCGCTCGCCTGTGTGAATACGACTGTGATTATGAAGACTAGCATTATTGATAAAGTCCTTTGGGCAGTGGGGACACTTGTAGGGTCTTTCGCCGGTGTGCACCCGTAAATGCGTCTGGAGGCAGCCACTCTGGATAAAGGCCTTCGGGCAGTGCGGACACTTGAAGGGACGTTCGCCAGAATGAATGCGTTCATGTGACTGCAGATTCGAGCGGTTATTAAAGGCTCTTGGACATTGACGACATTTATATGGATGCTCCCCTTTATGAAGACGGACGTGATCCTCCAGACTTTTGCGCTGGGCAAAAGCTTTCGAACAGTGGGGACAGTTGTATGGACGTTCACCAGAATGCACGAGGATATGTCTTTTAAGATGTGCGCTGCGAAGAAACACCTTGCCACAGGAGTCACACAGATGTCTCTTCTGCTCTGAAGAAGTCAGTTCACCACTTGACCCGCTTCTGCATCTGGGATCTTCATCACGAACAGCATAATTTACTTCTGCTTGCGGAATGTCTTCCATTTCCTTAGGTTGTGCTTTTATGCCACATTCCGCAATTGGCCAGTGCTCGGAATAATCTTCTGCTTTCTCCGATTCCTCAAGCAGCTGGCAAAAGAATTGATGGCTCTCTTTGCATCTGCGCTTGAATCTAAATGCATTTTGAGCATCAAGAACGCAGGACAGACAAATCTGCTTGGGAAATTGATCATCACGGTTTATTTGAGAAGCGACGCACTCGTTCAACATCTCTGCCAGGCTCGGTTCTTCCTCCTGCTGGTGGTGCTCGTCAAATATATCGATAAGGTTGACAGAGGTGTTCGTGCAGGCACGGCAAACCTGTTCCATACTTAACTCAGTTTTGCAAAggtaaacttaattttatttattttgaagcgtttttgtttgtttaaaatcactgttgccaacatagctattttatagctagttctggcaATTTTCAGAGTTgcagtttgaaatttgaattacCTATTTACATGTAGCAGTGTGGCCGCACACGACCAATAACGCcttctaattaattaatactgTTTCAGTATTAAGTAGTTTTCAGATGTTCTGGTATCGATTATTATTATCGTTGACTTAAAATTGtagcattatttaaattttcaagttcaataaatttgtaatatacattaaagtaaataaataaaaaacaattaagattATTCTTTACATTAAAGTTGTGCTATAAGCACTACTCTTTCTTTATGCATGAGTGTACGTGTGTGCAACAATGaattatttcttttgaatGGACAAGAAACCGGTTTttgaaaaacacaacaaa includes the following:
- the LOC117780574 gene encoding MOB kinase activator-like 3 isoform X2 — its product is MALNGFLDFFQKGKTFRPNKKFTAGTIRYSLHKQAQASLQSGINLRQVVRLPEGENMNDWLAVHVVDFFNRINLIYGTVSEYCNETTCPTMSGGSRYEYLWADGDTYKKPTALPAQKYIELLMDWIETQINNEAVFPVSTDVPFPKTFISLSRKILTRLFRVFVHVYIHHFDRIVTIGAEAHVNACYKHFYYFVQEFELISGKELEPLHEMTSRICKD
- the LOC117780574 gene encoding MOB kinase activator-like 3 isoform X1 — protein: MALNGFLDFFQKGKVCTFRPNKKFTAGTIRYSLHKQAQASLQSGINLRQVVRLPEGENMNDWLAVHVVDFFNRINLIYGTVSEYCNETTCPTMSGGSRYEYLWADGDTYKKPTALPAQKYIELLMDWIETQINNEAVFPVSTDVPFPKTFISLSRKILTRLFRVFVHVYIHHFDRIVTIGAEAHVNACYKHFYYFVQEFELISGKELEPLHEMTSRICKD
- the LOC117780792 gene encoding double-strand-break repair protein rad21-like protein 1, coding for MFYEHIILAKKGPLARIWLAAHWDKKITKAHVFETNIEKSVEGILQPKVKLALRTSGHLLLGVVRIYSRKAKYLLADCNEAFVKIKMAFRPGMVDLPEGHREANVNAITLPEVFHDFDTALPELNDIDIEAQFSVNQSRADEITMREDYGSLSLSLQDDGFGDIGFEADTPEMIRGPLSANMNDQLFDDDVLANVESSDPNIRLTQSEMTSDRLDGDGFGDSFGQPALFEDDLFGEPPQATAVSINKEVDEVNNPPDYSDDDGIDNFNNAPSPASSCANSVADEKEDNFQPKEHNFNEDVNACDADPALNDLTLVQNDDEGFALAPIDATTYRGATKAKRKRKLIIDEIKNISGEEMKAQLADTSDILTTLDLAPPTKRLMYWKETGGVEKLFALPSRTIPARVLLNNYNRQLLSHSTPLEDFSNIAPIDVLALELYTQEGESSLIIVNKKGRKRKNDATANPVVEPAADNTLTQSLAAPEMIREQDKSLGLSLVSLDSVAKEQDSIVPQPDAAIFDKMQSPLLSFNDMDNFSNLNEVPLTPRDGHLDMGDDFHHGDLTPAGLDHGQMTPHHAGIGDIDCIPNLPPDQVSSILNETEDPTITDANNFNKTCEISTDWNDYDFPPSVGLQNVPADEQMENETDEQFEERVLNKRAAQLFLDVRVHFNNNDHLTLSQLTVRNSRKQAAQKFYSLLVLKKFKALNITQPAPYADITVTRGPLFDNPKL
- the LOC117780793 gene encoding probable transcriptional regulatory protein TTE1135 isoform X1; protein product: MLEMLRHLSRIALKNVKFNVNNECTVRGMAGHSKWANIKHIKAQKDGLRAALFTKIARQIRLAVQEGKSADPAVNSLLRSEIDNALKKNMPIGTIQNTIKKCQGNKAQLKKHRLDIRFKRNVYMICSIYTDNLAGVKMDATAMIKKSGGVLVDVGHMFEDFGLIETRCETSNKDNLEEKATEDAIQFGAEEVEVVDAESGAVNFICTPAHLSGLTKTLSQNGYSIENSEHMFTPNNLIQLSAEEQKIYNVFLQKLRDVQGMEDIYDNVE
- the LOC117780793 gene encoding probable transcriptional regulatory protein OEOE_0768 isoform X3 — encoded protein: MFEDFGLIETRCETSNKDNLEEKATEDAIQFGAEEVEVVDAESGAVNFICTPAHLSGLTKTLSQNGYSIENSEHMFTPNNLIQLSAEEQKIYNVFLQKLRDVQGMEDIYDNVE
- the LOC117780793 gene encoding probable transcriptional regulatory protein BQ11790 isoform X2 is translated as MLEMLRHLSRIALKNVKFNVNNECTVRGMAGHSKWANIKHIKAQKDGLRAALFTKIARQIRLAVQEGKSADPAVNSLLRSEIDNALKKNMPIGTIQNTIKKCQGNKAQLKKHRLDIRFKRNVYMICSIYTDNLAGVKMDATAMIKKSG
- the LOC117780693 gene encoding zinc finger protein 501-like — protein: MEQVCRACTNTSVNLIDIFDEHHQQEEEPSLAEMLNECVASQINRDDQFPKQICLSCVLDAQNAFRFKRRCKESHQFFCQLLEESEKAEDYSEHWPIAECGIKAQPKEMEDIPQAEVNYAVRDEDPRCRSGSSGELTSSEQKRHLCDSCGKVFLRSAHLKRHILVHSGERPYNCPHCSKAFAQRKSLEDHVRLHKGEHPYKCRQCPRAFNNRSNLQSHERIHSGERPFKCPHCPKAFIQSGCLQTHLRVHTGERPYKCPHCPKDFINNASLHNHSRIHTGERPHKCPQCPKAFSRKETLQNHILLHSGHRPYKCAHCPKDFYIRGSLLRHNRVHSPKILSA